Within Porites lutea chromosome 2, jaPorLute2.1, whole genome shotgun sequence, the genomic segment TTTTGGTGGCCGGCGGGATCTCGGGGGAAGCCAACAAGACGTGTTGTTTGGCCGCCAACCGCGCGGCATGCGTCAACCGCGAATTCTCCATCAACGTGCCTTTGTAATGGTCCGCCAGTTGTTCCATGTCCGCTGGGGACACCAGGTACTTTTTCTGGTACGGCCCGTGACTCATCTTGACAGGCAATGACGACACACGCGATCCAAGGCGTGCCACACACCCGCCCCAGTTTGAGCCATCATGACGTGCCGTCGCCGTTTTATGGAATGCTTGCGACGCGCCATCTCGCGCAAGGCCTGCTTGTGCGGACGCAACTGATCCAAGAGTCGAGGCGGGACGGTCACATTCCCTTTCAAGGTGTTCATCACCAATTCACTGATGGCATTGACTTGATCGGCATTGGCATGCTGCAATCGTTCCCGTCGCACGTGCTGGTCGGCTTCTCGCAACACGCTCCGCAAAAAGGGCAGTTGTCGTTGTAGGCGTCGCACCATGGTGTCGTGTTTCCTGGGACACACGTTCGAGGGTGTCTTTATAGGATGACTTGGCCCCGGTCATCTTGAACATTCGGTGGCGCTGGTTCGCTTGCACCTACTACCAAGAGATTTTCCCCAGGCGTTTCTTGCGCGCGGCCTTCACGGCGGCCTTCTCGGCGGCCATGGCGAGAGGGATGAGAAAGGGTAAAATTCCCCCTCGTTGGTAGtagcgtcgtcgtcgtcgtctccGTCCGCGTCGGACCATGATGCGAAGTGATGGGGTAAGGAACCGAGGCTGTTTTTTATACCGTGTTGGGGGTGGACAAACGCGACGAGGTGCGATAGACTTCGGGTTCGCCTCCATCCTTGTAGACCGTGGTGACGGTATTGGTATGCGTGATGCCGGCAATACGGCGCCCCACTGACCGTTGACGAGCATCTTCGGCCAACAGATCCATCTGACGTCGTAATTCGTCTTGATTCATCCGTGCTCGTCGAGGGGGTGTGCCGCGGCCACGCCCACGCCCACGGCCACGGCCACGACGTCCCCCGCCGCCGCCACCGCCACCCCCGCCGCCGGGCGGGCCTCCATCGTCGTCCCCGCCACCCCCTCCGGGTGGCACCCCGCCGCGTCCCCGACCTCGACCTCGTCCTCGGCCTCGGCCTCGACCTCGGCCTCGCGGTGCCGGGGCTGGTGAAGGGGTCCGGGGTGTCGGGGGACGGTTGGTGATATATTGGTTCAATTATCCTTGGTGAGACCCACGGACGTCAACAGGTTCTCCATCTGCCCGGGTGGAAAATTCCCTCGGGCAATCTGTTCCATGACGTCGATTTGTCGGGCAGTGAGCGTGGGCGACGGGGGGCGTCGGCCGATGTAATCGGTCAATTGGTTAAAGTCGAGCCCCACCGAGTCCAACAGGGCATCGATTTGATCTTCGGGCACCTCATTTCGAAGAATCTGTTCCATGACACCGATTTGTCGGGGACTAAACGTGGGCGACGGCAAGTCCTGGGTCGCGGCCCGGATGGCCGTCACGCTGGGCACGCCCGAACTCGGCGACGAGACATTGGGCGCGACACCTACCCCGGCCGGCGGGGCCGTGGGGATGCCCGAGAGGTCCATGGCTTGTTGCAAGGCATCTCGCACGGCACGGGGCGTGACGAGGGGGGACCGTCCGACACCCACCGACAAGGGCGTGGTGTGCCCTTCCAAGCGTTCCGATAAGTCCCGTTGCTGACCTCCCTGACGTCTCCGCTGTTGTCGCGCCCGTTCTCGAGCCAGTTCATTCTCCCAGGTCAATTGGTCGAAATCCAAATCGTCCCGAAACTCGTCGGACGAGGGCGTGGTCCGTCGACTCATCCTTGTCGTTCATAGGTTTCCGTCGGTCCTTCCTCCGGTAACACGTTGGTGAAGAGACGGTACCGATCGTCTGACGCGGGATGCAGGTCCAGCATTAAATAGCCAAAAGGGCGTTGGGTGCATTCGCGAAAGATGTTCATCACGTGCGACCAGTCGTTGGGAAAGGCTTGCAGCGCCAAGGTGCGCATCCCCACTTGATCCCGCGGGTTCTTGAACGCCACGATGTAATGGGCGTTGCGCGAAATGGTTTTGGCGAATTTGCCGGGCGGGAATAGATCCTGGCACAGGAAGAGGACGCTGATGTTCCGATGATGCGAGTGCTTGGAAAAGAGatccaacacgcgtttgtcGTTGGCGCCTTCGTCCATGAGATCGTCCAACACCAAGAGTCCCCCTTGCGTGGGACCGAACCATTGGTCCAACTCCTCCGACGTGGACAGTCCTTCGTGAAACTGCACCTTCTCTTGCTTCATCTCGTCAAAGGCCGGTTGCCAGGCCCCGTAACAATAATGTTTCACCCGAGGAGGGGGGTACATCAATTGATCGGCGTGCCGTAACAAACGGCGCGTCCACGTCGATTTTCCGCTCCCCGACGGGCCGCCCACCAACGTGTTGCAGGGATGTCGAATCATGTCGTCACCATGGCGTACAATCGCGGCGAGGCGTCTTTTATCAGGGTCAGCGTGGTCTCCACCACGGCGGTTTCCGGGCAGGCGTTCAACGCCCGGGCCAACCCCAGCCAATCGCCGGCCCACGCCAATCGACGGAAGAGTCGATAGTGTCCATAATCCCAGGTGTCGCACAACGCGTCCACGGGATGGATCACGAGTTCCATCAACAGACGTTCGTCCAAGGCTTCCAGGACACGTCGCTTATCTTGTCGCGTAATCATTttctcaccaaaaaaaaatcacgtcGCCGCGAGCGCACCGGTTTTTATGGAGCGCCCGCGACGACGTGGCGTGGAACCTATCGGACTCGAACCGATGACCCACGGCTGGCAAGGCCGCTGCTCTACCCACTGAGCTAAGGTCCCCTGGGGAATGAGTACGGAGAACCCCCGCGGCCAGACTCGGTCATGCAGTGGACAAGGGTGGCACTATTTTTATGGAAATACCGGACGTACCCACCACCGGCCGGGAGAGAACCCTTGAGGTCGGACCGACCGCTCGCGCGGAGGTCCCCCGCACCCACGTTGGATCTGGGTCCCGTCCCCTTTATATAGTCGTCCTTTCCCGCCGTCTCCCCCTTGTGGGACACCCATAAAAAACACACCTTGGTCAAGCGTCAAGAGTCGTTTAATGAAGGAAATAAACAACGTCGAGAGACACAGCGTTGCGTATCCGGTCCATCGGGTTCGTCCATGCCCTCGTCGCGCAGTGTACTCTGGATCCAGGCACGGACGCGTTCCCCCACGCGATGATCGTTCCACACGTAATCGCCGTCTCGAAAACTTTCCACAAACTCCAACAGGCTCCGTTGTCGCACGCGGTCTTGCAAGTACGCAAAAACATAATGGCCACAGGCCAGACTGTCGTAGGCTTGCAACGTCTTGTCGCTACGCACCACGTACTTCCAATGCCGTGCGATCCATTCGTGAAATCCCGGCGCCTCGTAGACGGTTAACGGTAACCCGTAACTGTCCATCACTTCGCACACCCCCTCTTCCGTCCAGAGGGCCAACCAATGCTGACCCGGTTCGCCGGCCGGGTCCGTGTTGACGATGTAGGCCCCTCGGGTAGTCTTGGGAGGATGCTCGGGCAATCGATCGGAGGGATAGACGCCTTGGAACACGCGCTTCAACTCGGGGTCCGAGAGCGCCAAGGCTCTCAATTGACGATCACTCAACGCCACCAGTTCCATCGTTCAACTAAACCCAGGAGGTCCTTTACACTTTGTTATCATACGTCACGGCACCCAAGTGATCGATGTAGATGACGCCTTCAAATTCGCCCCACACCAAGATGGTGATGTTGGCATTCAGGGCCGCTCTGAACTTGATCTCCAGACGCACGTTGCCGGTCTGCTTGGGATTGAGTTTGCGCCCATCCGCATCCCCGCTGGGCACGTTGTTCCACATGAACAAGGTGCAATTCTTGTCTTGTCCCCACTCGTCCGGTTTGACCATGAACTCGCGATGTTTGGGCACGGCCCCGGCGGCTTCCAAGAACCGATAATACCCCAGTCGATCTTTGCGGTTATTGGCCCCGTTCAGTTCCAGGGTGACGTACGGGTACTCTTCCCCCTCGATAAACTGACGCACGGACGTCACCCCTTTCTTCTGGAAGGCAAACGGATACTTTTCTTTGTCCCCATTGAAGGCCGTGCTGTCCAAGATCCCCACGATCATGCGCTGGGGGACTCTGCCCAAGAACAAATTATCTTGCTGCCACACGGTGGTGGTCCCGTTGAACGTGAACGAGCGAATCTGATCACACACCACCGGGTACTTGACCACCTGCTTGCGGATCTTGCGCTCAGTTTCCAGGGACCCGTAGACATCCGGGTTAAGGTTCAGTCGGCACAAGTGCAAGGTGATGTCCACATCTTGCTCTCGCAACGTTACGTACCGCTTGGCGCCGGTACCACTGGTCAGCGTGCTAAAGGTATAGAAATCGGGACTGTTGAAGTGCAGTTCGaaattcatttccaccccggGCACCATAATCTTGCCCGTGTGGAAGGCAGGCAGGTACGGTCGCATGACCAAACGGACCACGTTGTTGTTTCGGAACGGGGTGGTCAGGGTCTTGAGCAGGTTGGTGTCCCCATGGGCCCAGTTCGCCGTGGTACTGATGTCGTCGTTGACGCCCGCGGCGGCCAGCGAAGCCGTGACGTTCAAGAAATTGACCCAACCTTGAGGCTGCAACAACGTTTCTCCATCGTCGCGGTGGTAGTTGAGCAGCGTCTGGAAATAGGCCGAGTAGGCGTACGTGTCGGTCTGTTCGGTCATCAGGGTGCCATTGAACCGCAAGTTGATCTGCTTGAAGATGGTGTGGGCCAAGTTGTTGACGGCGTACACGAACCGGGTGTTGTTGGCATCCGACGCCGCATTGGCATCGGCCACGATGCCGTTCTGGGACGACGAATACAACCGCAGGTCGATGACGAAATAACTGCGATTCAAATCCACGTAATCTTCCAAGGCCTGCACCGAGAACTTCATGGGCGTGATGCTGGTACTCAATTTGTGGTAGGGTACCATCTTATACCCCTGCAGATCGTAGTCGGTCGGAGGGACCGAGAAAATGTCCAAACTACTCATGATGCCAAAGGAGGAGGAGTGCGTCTCCTCAGCGGCGGCGTGGTCGTTTTATACGCATCCTGGCCGCCACCCATTTGGGCAGGCCGAAGCCTGGCGGTTTGGGGATGTGAGGATTGAACCATCCACCGCGCTGGGCGCGACCTCGACGTTGTTGGGCCAACAACCATTTCGTCAAGTCGTACCCCGGGGGTTTGGGGACGCTGGCACTAATCCATCCCCCTCGTTGTCGTGCAAACGGCGAGGGCACGCTCCGTTGATAACGAGGCCTGGATTGCACCACCAACCTTCGTGGACGCATCCTCTCACACACCCAGCACGTCGCGTAAGCGTTTCGCCCCTTTCTTGTACAACGTTGTCCCTACTCTCTTACCCACCGAGGTCGCCTTCCTCTTGGCCACCGTCGCGAGAATGGGAAGGGCCTTGCgtttcaagttttcttttatcCCTTGTCCCATGGCTTTCGCGCGGGCTTTCGCGAAATTGGACAGAATGGGTCCGCCCACATCAAACAGCAAATCCGTCTTCAGTCCTCGACCATCCTGCGGTGGCAGGGGTGGTGGACGGTATCGCGTCAGACTGCCTCCCCACATGATGTGATACATGACCCGAGGCACGCGCCTTTTTTATACGTCTCGTTCGAACAGGAAGGTGATCAAGGTGCGTCCCGCGCCGAACAGGATTAACTCTCCTTGACTCTTGGCAAGTATCACCTCCACCACGTCCATGTACTCGCGCCGACACGGTAACCATTGGATGTGCAAGGGTTCAAAGTAGGCCACGCCCTTGCCTTGGTGTCGGTGCTCCACTTCGCGCACCATGGCATGCAGTTGACTGCCGACGATATTGCTGTCCACCAAGTCCGAGTAGACCAGAAAGGTGCTCAAGGGTTTCCCCACCGCCTTTCGGAAAGCCACGTTCAAGTTGACGAAGCGCCAATTGATACACTGACTCAACTGCAAGTGGTCGCTTTCTATTTTCCAAAGGTCGTGGTTGTTCAGTTCCGTGTTCTTGACGTCTTGGTAATAATTCCCATTAGAACTCGTCTTGTAAAGGAGCTCGTAACGGAGATTGGGGCCCAAGGCATAACTCTTATCTTTGTTTTGCACCAGCCACCCCATCAGCTTGGCCAAGGACACGTGCACATGCCATTGCACGAACGCCATGCCGGTCTCAAGGCGATGTCGTCCAACTCCTTGGCCAGGATGCGCAGGTCCTCGCCGTCCCATTCGTACGTGACCCGAAACTTGTCGTAGAGCCGTTTACTCTTCGATTGGGCTTCTTTCACCTCGTTAAACTGCGCTTTGCCTATGAGGGCTTTCATCAGACTCACCCCATCCACCACGCTGGGATCGTCGGTCAACTCCTTGATCTGGATGGTGGTTTGATAGTGGACCGGGGTGTCACTGGACGTCAAATTCCTCACCAACTTGACTCCCACGACAAGCACGCGAGGGTTGACGGTCGTCGCGAGTCTCGTCAAATCCAAGGCGGCGTCGGGGGTGGAGATGGCCGCCAGCCCCACCTTCCATCCTTCCCCCTTCAATGTCAAAGGCACGGGTAGGCGCACTTTGAACGAACTGGCGGTATTGGTGGGAAATTCTTCCGTGGGATCACTGACCAACACGATCCGATTCATGCCTGGAAATGCAACGTCACTTGCGTCTCTCCCGCCGGGTTCAAGGTCATCAACTCGCCGTTCGTCTCGGCCACTTCCACTTCGACAATTTCCACCGTGTCTCCGCGCACCCGGTGATACTGCACGTGTTCCGGTTCCCAGCGGATGGGCTCGTCTTTATAGGGCAGGTCTCGCAAGAAATTGGTGATCTGCGTGCCCACGATACTGCTGTCCACCGCATTGCAGTACAGATGCACCGAACGCGTGGGTAGGTCCCCGTGCGTCGCGGGCGTCACCGTGGTCTTCTTCTGTTTCTCTTGACTCCCGGTATGCGTGGGCGTGGTGGTCGTTTCGGTGGTGCTACTggaggaggtggtggtggtgccTCGCCGAATGACGGGATGACCGTCGTACACGTCGGTGACTTGACTGATGGGTTGCCACGGCGCTGCGATGTTGTACCCGTAGACCACCACGTAACATTGATCCGTCAACGTGGCCGGGTACGTGCTGGGCACGCCGTCCATGGTCACCTTGAGGTACATCCGCGACGTATCGTCCGACTGCTGCGTCAGCCGGAAATCTTGCACGAGGCGATGGTAATACACCATGTGGGTGCCCAGGTATTCGTGCACGTGCGTCGTCACGGCCGAGTCGATGTTCTGCACGTAGAAACTAAACCAGGCAGTCACGCTCCTCTTGTCAAACAAGATCTGGTCGGTCGTGTAGATCTCGACGATGATTCTATACGTGCCGGTCTTGCTCAGCTTGGTGGTGCCGATGAGCCAACCAAACTTGGGTTCGTACTTGTTGCCGCTTTTCGTCAACGTCATGCCCACGGTCTTCTTCTTCCAAT encodes:
- the LOC140926376 gene encoding uncharacterized protein; this translates as MIRHPCNTLVGGPSGSGKSTWTRRLLRHADQLMYPPPRVKHYCYGAWQPAFDEMKQEKVQFHEGLSTSEELDQWFGPTQGGLLVLDDLMDEGANDKRVLDLFSKHSHHRNISVLFLCQDLFPPGKFAKTISRNAHYIVAFKNPRDQVGMRTLALQAFPNDWSHVMNIFRECTQRPFGYLMLDLHPASDDRYRLFTNVLPEEGPTETYERQG
- the LOC140926377 gene encoding uncharacterized protein F54H12.2-like — translated: MVPYHKLSTSITPMKFSVQALEDYVDLNRSYFVIDLRLYSSSQNGIVADANAASDANNTRFVYAVNNLAHTIFKQINLRFNGTLMTEQTDTYAYSAYFQTLLNYHRDDGETLLQPQGWVNFLNVTASLAAAGVNDDISTTANWAHGDTNLLKTLTTPFRNNNVVRLVMRPYLPAFHTGKIMVPGVEMNFELHFNSPDFYTFSTLTSGTGAKRYVTLREQDVDITLHLCRLNLNPDVYGSLETERKIRKQVVKYPVVCDQIRSFTFNGTTTVWQQDNLFLGRVPQRMIVGILDSTAFNGDKEKYPFAFQKKGVTSVRQFIEGEEYPYVTLELNGANNRKDRLGYYRFLEAAGAVPKHREFMVKPDEWGQDKNCTLFMWNNVPSGDADGRKLNPKQTGNVRLEIKFRAALNANITILVWGEFEGVIYIDHLGAVTYDNKV